One Symphalangus syndactylus isolate Jambi chromosome 20, NHGRI_mSymSyn1-v2.1_pri, whole genome shotgun sequence DNA segment encodes these proteins:
- the ITGA2B gene encoding integrin alpha-IIb: MARALCPLQALWLLEWVLRLLGPCAAPPAWALNLDPVQLTFYAGPNGSHFGFSLDFHKDSHGRVAIVVGAPRTLGPSQEETGGVFLCPWRAEGGQCPSLLFDLRDETRNVGSQTLQTFKARQGLGASVVSWSDIIVACAPWQHWNVLEKTEEAEKTPVGSCFLAQPESGRRAEYSPCRGNTLSRIYMENNFGQDKRYCEAGFSSVVTQAGELVLGAPGGYYFLGLLAQAPIADIFSSYRPGILLWHVSSQSLSFDSSNLEYFDGYWGYSVAVGEFDGDLNTTEYVVGAPTRSWTLGAVEILDSYYQRLHRLRGEQMASYFGHSVAVTDVNGDGRHDLLVGAPLYMESRADRKLAEVGRVYLFLQPRGSHALGAPSLLLTGTQLYGRFGSAIAPLGDLNRDGYNDVAVAAPYGGPSGGGQVLVFLGQSEGLSLRPSQVLDSPFPTGSAFGFSLRGAVDIDDNGYPDLIVGAYGANQVAVYRAQPVVKASVQLLVQDSLNPAVKSCVLPQTKTPVSCFNIQMCVGATGHNIPQKLSLNAELQLDRQKPRQGRRVLLLGSQQAGTTLNLDLGGKHSPICHTTMAFLRDEADFRDKLSPIVLSLNVSLPPTEAGMAPAVVLHGDTHVQEQTRIVLDCGEDDVCVPQLQLTASVTGSPLLVGADNVLELQMDTANEGEGAYEAELAVHLPQGAHYMWALSNVEGFERLICNQKKENETTRVVLCELGNPMKKNAQIGITMLVSVGNLEEAGESVSFQLQIRSKNSQNPNSKIVLLDVPVRAEAQVELRGNSFPASLVVAAEEGEREQNSLDSWGPKVEHTYELHNNGPGTVNGLHLSIHLPGQSQPSDLLYILDIQPQGGLQCFPQPPVNPLKVDWGLPTPSPSPIHLAHHKRDRRQIFLPEPEQPSRLQDPVLVSCDSAPCTVVQCDLQEMARGQRAMVTVLAFLWLPSLYQRPLDQFVLQSHAWFNVSSLPYAVPQLSLPRGEAQVRTQLLRALEERAIPIWWVLVGVLGGLLLLTILVLAMWKVGFFKRNRPPLEEDDEEGE; this comes from the exons AGTGGCCATCGTGGTGGGCGCCCCGCGGACCCTGGGCCCCAGCCAGGAGGAGACGGGCGGAGTGTTCCTGTGCCCCTGGAGGGCCGAGGGCGGCCAGTGCCCCTCGCTGCTCTTTGACCTCC GTGATGAGACCCGAAATGTGGGTTCCCAAACTTTACAAACCTTCAAGGCCCGTCAAGGACTGGGGGCGTCGGTCGTCAGCTGGAGCGACATCATTGTG GCCTGCGCCCCCTGGCAGCACTGGAACGTCCTAGAAaagactgaggaggctgagaagacGCCCGTAGGCAGCTGCTTTTTGGCTCAGCCGGAGAGCGGCCGCCGCGCCGAGTACTCCCCCTGTCGCGGGAACACCCTGAGCCGCATTtacatggaaaataattttg GCCAGGACAAGCGTTACTGTGAAGCGGGCTTCAGCTCCGTGGTCACTCAG GCCGGAGAGCTGGTGCTTGGGGCTCCTGGCGGCTATTATTTCTTAG GTCTCCTGGCCCAGGCTCCAATTGCGGATATTTTCTCGAGTTACCGCCCAGGCATCCTTTTGTGGCACGTGTCCTCCCAGAGCCTCTCTTTTGACTCCAGCAACCTAGAGTACTTCGACGGCTACTGGG GGTACTCGGTGGCCGTGGGCGAGTTCGACGGGGATCTCAACACTACAG AGTATGTCGTCGGTGCCCCCACTCGGAGCTGGACCCTGGGAGCG GTGGAAATTTTGGACTCCTACTACCAGAGGCTGCACCGGCTGCGCGGAGAGCAG ATGGCGTCGTATTTTGGGCATTCAGTGGCTGTCACTGATGTCAACGGGGATGG GAGGCATGATCTGCTGGTGGGCGCTCCACTGTATATGGAGAGCCGGGCAGACCGAAAACTGGCCGAAGTGGGGCGTGTGTATTTGTTCCTGCAGCCGCGAGGCTCCCACGCGCTGGGTGCCCCCAGCCTCCTGCTGACTGGCACACAGCTCTATGGGCGATTCGGCTCTGCCATCGCACCCCTGGGCGACCTCAACAGGGATGGCTACAATG ACGTTGCAGTGGCTGCCCCCTACGGGGGTCCCAGTGGCGGGGGCCAAGTGCTGGTGTTCCTGGGTCAGAGTGAGGGGCTGAGCTTACGTCCCTCCCAGGTCCTGGACAGCCCCTTCCCCACAGGCTCTGCCTTTGGCTTCTCCCTTCGAGGTGCCGTAGACATCGATGACAACGGATACCCAG ACCTGATCGTGGGAGCTTACGGGGCCAACCAGGTGGCTGTGTACAG AGCTCAGCCAGTGGTGAAGGCCTCTGTCCAGCTACTGGTGCAAGATTCACTGAATCCTGCTGTGAAGAGCTGTGTCCTACCCCAGACCAAGACACCCGTGAGCTG CTTCAACATCCAGATGTGTGTTGGAGCCACTGGGCACAACATTCCTCAGAAGCTAT CCCTAAATGCCGAGCTGCAGCTGGACCGGCAGAAGCCCCGCCAGGGCCGGCGGGTGCTGCTGCTGGGCTCTCAACAGGCAGGCACCACCCTGAACCTGGATCTGGGCGGAAAGCACAGCCCCATCTGCCACACCACCATGGCCTTCCTTCGA GATGAGGCAGACTTCCGGGACAAGCTGAGCCCCATTGTGCTCAGCCTCAATGTGTCCCTACCGCCCACGGAGGCTGGAATGGCCCCTGCTGTCGTGCTGCATGGAGACACCCATGTGCAGGAGCAG ACACGAATCGTCCTGGACTGTGGGGAAGATGACGTGTGTGTGCCCCAGCTTCAGCTCACTGCCAGCGT GACGGGCTCCCCGCTCCTAGTTGGGGCAGATAATGTCCTGGAGCTGCAGATGGACACAGCCAACGAGGGCGAGGGGGCCTATGAAGCAGAGCTGGCCGTGCACCTGCCCCAGGGCGCCCACTACATGTGGGCCCTAAGCAACGTTGAG GGCTTTGAGAGACTCATCTGTAATCAGAAGAAGGAGAATGAGACCACCAGGGTGGTGCTGTGTGAGCTGGGCAACCCCATGAAGAAGAACGCCCAA ATAGGAATCACGATGTTGGTGAGCGTGGGGAATCTGGAAGAGGCTGGGGAGTCTGTGTCCTTCCAGCTGCAGATACGGAG CAAGAATAGCCAGAACCCAAACAGCAAGATTGTGCTGCTGGACGTGCCGGTCCGGGCAGAGGCCCAAGTGGAGCTGCGAGG GAACTCCTTTCCAGCCTCCCTGGTGGTGGCGGCAGAAGAAGGTGAGAGGGAGCAGAACAGCTTGGACAGCTGGGGACCCAAAGTGGAGCACACCTATGAG CTCCACAACAATGGCCCTGGGACTGTGAATGGCCTTCACCTCAGCATCCACCTCCCCGGGCAGTCCCAGCCCTCCGACCTGCTCTACATCCTGGATATACAGCCCCAGGGGGGCCTTCAGTGCTTCCCACAGCCTCCTGTCAACCCCCTCAAG GTGGACTGGGGGctgcccacccccagcccctctcccatTCACCTGGCCCATCACAAGCGGGATCGCAGACAGATCTTCCTGCCAGAGCCCGAGCAGCCCTCGAGACTTCAGGATCCAGTTCTCGTA AGCTGCGACTCGGCGCCCTGTACTGTGGTGCAGTGTGACCTGCAGGAGATGGCGCGCGGGCAGCGGGCCATGGTCACGGTGCTGGCCTTCCTGTGGCTGCCCAGCCTCTACCAG AGGCCACTGGATCAGTTTGTGCTGCAGTCGCATGCATGGTTCAACGTGTCCTCCCTCCCCTATGCGGTGCCCCAGCTCAGCCTGCCCCGAGGGGAAGCTCAG GTGCGGACACAGCTGCTCCGGGCCTTGGAGGAGAGGGCCATTCCAATCTGGTGGGTGCTGGTGGGTGTGCTGGGTGGCCTGCTGCTGCTCACCATCCTGGTCCTGGCCATGTGGAAG GTTGGCTTCTTCAAGCGGAACCGGCCACCCCTGGAAGAAGATGATGAAGAGGGGGAGTGA